A window of the Cutaneotrichosporon cavernicola HIS019 DNA, chromosome: 6 genome harbors these coding sequences:
- a CDS encoding uncharacterized protein (PHD finger protein): protein MSRRTSRRVAAMEVEVEPPARPKRGVPEPPPKAKEEMSDDQVAELWSQFAGDHYEIVEQLPLELHRNSRLLRELDSESLSQQTRLQARVREYVTYRIKVAQREEKEEEEDIKPRVTEAPELVPHHGDEALDVLMDHGADTARPAGVAPSTPTRPQPEETDEHAEAAVEAALEDLQTPRPVPAYPKRVNLGEISSLISELVRNREEKVAIAVGAYNTIDRHIRALDSALSAHETSVLGFAPSVEPQPEPEPEPEPEPGPKKKGRKRSVSASLPPGLPPGIEVDPNEPRYCYCNQVSYGEMVGCDVRF, encoded by the exons ATGTCGCGTCGCAcctcgcgccgcgtcgcggcaatggaggtcgaggtcgaacCGCCAGCCCGTCCAAAGCGGGGCGTTCCCGAACCACCACCAAAAGCTAAAGAAGAAATGAGCGACGATCAAGTCGCTGAGCTATGGTCCCAATTCGCTGGCGACCACTACGAAATCGTCGAGCAACTTCCTCTAGAGCTGCACCGCAACTCGCGACTACTCCGAGAATTAGACTCTGAGAGTTTAT CCCAGCAGACCAGATTGCAGGCACGTGTACGCGAGTATGTCACGTATCGGATCAAGGTGGCACAacgcgaggagaaggaggaggaggaagacaTCAAACCCCGCGTAACGGAGGCCCCGGAGCTCGTGCCGCATCACGGAGATGAGGCCCTCGATGTCCTGATGGACCATGGCGCCGACACGGCTAGACCAGCAGGTGTAGCGCCGTCCACTCCAACCAGGCCTCAGCCCGAGGAAACAGACGAacacgccgaggccgctgTCGAGGCTGCATTAGAGGACCTGCAGACTCCACGACCCGTGCCTGCGTACCCGAAACGCGTGAACCTGGGCGAAATCTCGTCTCTCATCTCGGAACTCGTGCGCAACCGCGAAGAGAAAGTCGCAATCGCCGTCGGGGCATACAACACTATCGACCGGCACatccgcgccctcgactcggcgcTCAGCGCACACGAGACGAGCGTGTTAGGTTTCGCACCTAGCGTTGAGCCACAGCCTGAACCCGAACCCGAACCCGAACCCGAACCCGGccccaagaagaagggccGGAAGCGGAGCGTCTCGGCTTCACTTCCGCCTGGCCTCCCACCCGGTATTGAAGTTGATCCCAACGAACCCCGGTACTGCTACTGCAACCAGGTGTCTTATGGCGAGATGGTCGGCTGCGATGTACGTTTCTGA
- the SEN34 gene encoding uncharacterized protein (Constitutes one of the two catalytic subunit of the tRNA-splicing endonuclease complex, a complex responsible for identification and cleavage of the splice sites in pre-tRNA. It cleaves pre-tRNA at the 5'- and 3'-splice sites to release the intron. The products are an intron and two tRNA half-molecules bearing 2',3'-cyclic phosphate and 5'-OH termini. There are no conserved sequences at the splice sites, but the intron is invariably located at the same site in the gene, placing the splice sites an invariant distance from the constant structural features of the tRNA body), giving the protein MADSIPLYVVDGIATIWDAQAVATAHCAYDISGLRAGTLPGVVQQNAFLGLPVTLMPEEASHLIKQGVAHLVPLPSQIRPPSKELVAQRTAARIARNRALALAAWADEDRRAAASAAKSAKAGAAGAEKRALRAKKRAEATRTKALADGEDHDVVQERYVAAMAAIDAAPPAPTVVVKERGVPTSENTNLFTVVPAMPVIDGLVERGRDGEVEVEGDGLGQRPGGGDPNSASSCVELFPASVRDRALADTFAALNARGLRMGLGPRFGGEWLVYPGDYLRYHAHFTSQVIVRNQPIRPAELVAWGRLGTGTKKAGLLCCWDDGVRAGNEEAKEGVSEVEFYSLEWANFG; this is encoded by the exons ATGGCCGACTCGATCCCGCTCTACGTCGTAGACGGCATTGCGACAATCTGGGACGCGCAGG CCGTCGCGACCGCCCATTGCGCATATGACATCTCTGGCCTGCGAGCCGGAACACTTCCCGGCGTGGTGCAACAGAACGCCTTTCTCGGCCTCCCCGTCACCTTGATGCCTGAAGAAGCATCCCATCTAATCAAGCAGG GCGTGGCGCACCTcgttcccctcccctcccaaATCCGGCCACCATCCAAAGAACTCGTGGCACAGCGTACCGCCGCCCGGATTGCGCGTAACCGTGCCCTTGCCCTGGCTGCAtgggccgacgaggaccgaagggccgccgcgtccgcggCCAAGTCGGCCAAAGCCGGTGCTGCGGGGGCTGAGAAACGCGCTTTGAGGGCGAAGAAGCGGGCAGAGGCCACACGTACAAAGGCGCTGGCGGATGGAGAGGACCATGATGTCGTGCAAGAACGATATGTGGCTGCGATGGCAGCAATCGACGCTgcaccaccagcaccaACTGTGGTCGTCAAGGAACGAGGCGTGCCGACGTCGGAGAATACCAACTTGTTCACAGTCGTTCCGGCCATGCCTGTCATTGATGGTCTTGTGGAgcgcggccgagacggtgaggtcgaggttgagggggATGGTCTTGGCCAACGTCCCGGAGGAGGCGATCCCAACTCCGCATCGAGCTGCGTTGAATTGTTTCCCGCAAGCGTGCGTGATCGCGCTCTGGCTGATACGTTTGCCGCTCTTAATGCGCGCGGGCTTCGGATGGGTCTTGGGCCACGGTtcggcggcgagtggcTCGTGTATCCCGGCGATTATCTTCGCTATCACGCCCACTTTACCTCACAGGTCATTGTGCGCAACCAACCTATCCGGCCGGCAGAGCTTGTCGCCTGGGGTCGCCTGGGGACGGGCACGAAGAAGGCAGGCTTGCTGTGCTGTTGGGATGATGGGGTGCGCGCTGGgaacgaggaggccaaggagggcgtgagcgaggtcgagttcTACTCGCTCGAGTGGGCCAACTTCGGGTAG
- the TPO3 gene encoding uncharacterized protein (Sugar (and other) transporter): MSAPLGYVPEKPATGSVNDTLNDLQNVTSIMSRRTTRDLAFPSLTQAVTIGSTNEYRAETQAGYIRASELENGLTPVTSAHGVHEPVDEALARQITKAVQDKKIVTWRENDPENPWNWSTARRWAYTAIVSISVMQVALMSAIVTGDFPDQMEEFGVSSTVIALTVSLPVVGFGLGPLLWSPMSELFGRRPLWILPFFVYIVLNIPCALAPNLGCLLACRFLAGFFGSGPLTLAGGTIADIWGPKERGFAIALFAAAPYGGPVIGPLIGGFIGKYAGWQWLYWVNMIAAFVTWCFICILPETFAPILLKKRAKTLRAETGDDSFVTEQEVLRLSLNEIVVETLIRPFQMLVEEPILLLMSLYVSLVYGLLYAYFFAFPVVFVEGYGWDDAKTGLTFISVLIGVAIALCITPLLEKRYQAKLPNVTPEDRLPGMLIGGPWVPISLFIFGWTAPPYVMPHGASWVGPCISGVPFGAGMVLVYSSANGYLIDAFPGYVASALAAKTVVRSGMGAAMPLFIPQMYHGLTNGGAASLLGGLAIVMAMIPWAFWKWGRKIRMRSKRAAGNQ, translated from the coding sequence ATGTCCGCTCCTCTAGGCTACGTGCCCGAGAAGCCGGCGACAGGCTCGGTGAACGACACGCTCAACGACCTCCAGAACGTGACGTCGATCATGTCGCGTCGTACAACACGTGACCTCGCGTTCCCGTCCCTCACGCAGGCCGTGACCATCGGAAGCACCAACGAGTACCGCGCCGAGACCCAGGCCGGCTATATCCGCGccagcgagctcgagaacggTCTCACCCCCGTCACAAGCGCACACGGTGTCCACGAGCCTGTCGATGAGGCTCTGGCGCGCCAAATCACCAAGGCCGTCCAGGACAAGAAAATTGTGACGTGGCGCGAAAACGACCCCGAAAACCCATGGAACTGGAGCACTGCCCGTCGATGGGCATACACTGCCATCGTCTCGATCTCTGTCATGCAGGTAGCCCTGATGAGCGCCATTGTCACTGGTGACTTCCCCGACCAGATGGAAGAGTTTGGCGTGTCATCTACCGTCATCGCTCTTACCGTCTCCCTCCCCGTCGTCGGCTTTGGTCTCGGACCTCTCCTCTGGTCGCCGATGAGTGAGCTTTTCGGTCGCCGTCCGCTTTGGATTCTCCCCTTCTTCGTCTATATCGTCTTGAACATTCCTTGCGCTCTCGCTCCAAATCTCGGATGCCTGCTCGCATGTCGCTTCCTCGCTGGCTTCTTTGGCTCGGGacccctcaccctcgccggTGGTACAATTGCCGATATCTGGGGTCCCAAGGAGCGCGGTTTCGCTATCGCCCTCTTTGCCGCTGCACCCTACGGTGGTCCCGTCATTGGTCCCCTCATCGGCGGCTTCATTGGCAAGTACGCCGGCTGGCAGTGGCTGTACTGGGTCAACATGATTGCGGCCTTTGTCACGTGGTGCTTCATCTGCATCCTTCCAGAGACGTTCGCTCCCATTCTCCTCAAGAAGCGCGCAAAGAccctccgcgccgagaCTGGTGACGACTCCTTTGTCACCGAGCAGGAAGTGCTCCGCCTCTCGCTTAACGAGATTGTGGTCGAGACCCTCATCCGCCCCTTCCAGatgctcgtcgaggagcccATTCTTCTCCTTATGAGCCTGTATGTCTCGCTCGTCTACGGCCTACTCTATGCCTACTTCTTCGCCTTCCCTGTCGTCTTCGTCGAAGGATACGGATGGGACGATGCCAAGACGGGTCTGACCTTTATCTCGGTGCTTATCGGCGTCGCTATCGCACTCTGCATCACTCCCCTCTTGGAGAAGCGGTACCAGGCCAAGCTGCCCAACGTCACCCCCGAGGATCGCCTGCCAGGCATGCTCATCGGTGGCCCATGGGTTCCCATCTCGCTCTTCATCTTCGGCTGGACCGCCCCGCCCTACGTCATGCCCCACGGCGCCTCGTGGGTCGGCCCCTGTATCTCGGGCGTCCCGTTCGGCGCGGGAATGGTCCTCGTCTACTCGTCAGCCAACGGATACCTCATCGACGCGTTCCCCGGCTACGTCGCCTCGGCACTCGCTGCCAAGACTGTCGTGCGGTCGGGAATGGGCGCCGCTATGCCGCTCTTCATTCCCCAGATGTACCACGGTCTCACAAATGGCGGTGCGGcctcgctcctcggcggtcTCGCTATTGTCATGGCCATGATTCCATGGGCGTTCTGGAAGTGGGGCCGCAAGATCCGCATGCGCTCCAAGCGTGCCGCGGGCAACCAGTGA
- the TRM9 gene encoding uncharacterized protein (Methyltransferase domain), with translation MTMSKPVPTPATLGFDAAQYEEDSVHGVYEAIAPHFSRTRYKPWPLINTFLASLPPGSFGLDTGAGNGKYLPSISAAGCTALALDRSQGLLSIAATMGGVGCVRADICHVPFRAGLFDFAISVAAIHHLSTPERRERAVQALLRSLRAAEEPARFFIYVWAWEQGPESRRKMGSRAGGEVVQDVMVPWVVKPGPGKTKRAKGRRGVEAAEDKSPDQPEEPQEPEDKVYHRYYHLFVEGELRALVQAAGRSEGFALGDEAGKYLRVVSEGWEADNWWIEGEVGLR, from the exons ATGACCATGTCAAAACCTGTTCCGACGCCTGCAACGCTCGGTTTCGATGCTGCGCAGTATGAGGAGGATTCGGTGCATGGCGTGTACGAAGCGATTGCGCCACATTTCTCACGGACACGGTACAAG CCGTGGCCTTTAATCAACACGTTCCTTGCGTCTCTCCCTCCCGGCTCGTTCGGTCTCGACACAGGCGCAGGGAATGGCAAGTATCttccctccatctcggcggcgggatGCACAGCCCTAGCCCTCGACAGGTCGCAGGGCCTGTTGAGCATCGCAGCCACCatgggaggggtggggtgCGTACGCGCCGACATTTGCCATGTTCCCTTCCGCGCAGGCTTGTTCGACTTTGCCATTAGCGTGGCGGCCATCCACCACCTCTCGACTCCCGAGCGGCGGGAACGCGCAGTCCAGGCGCTGTTGCGTTCTCTGCGGGCCGCCGAAGAGCCGGCACGCTTCTTCATCTACGTCTGGGCCTGGGAGCAGGGACCCGAGAGCCGACGGAAGATGGGATCGAGGGCCGGTGGGGAGGTCGTACAGGACGTGATGGTGCCGTGGGTCGTCAAGCCTGGTCCGGGCAAGACGAAGCGGGCCaaggggaggagaggggtCGAGGCTGCGGAAGACAAGTCCCCGGACCAGCCTGAAGAACCTCAAGAGCCAGAGGACAAGGTGTATCACCGCTACTATCACTTGTTCGTCGAGGGCGAACtgcgcgccctcgtccaAGCTGCAGGCCGGAGCGAGGGGTTCGCTTTAGGAGATGAGGCGGGTAAGTACCTCCGCGTCGTGAGTGAGGGTTGGGAGGCAGATAACTGGTGGattgagggcgaggtcggcttGAGGTAG
- the SKN7 gene encoding uncharacterized protein (heat shock factor), producing the protein MSRVPSGHAGGAPLPSMYYQPGLHPGAVPPGVPMQGGYVDQSYGGYRQGPPNGASIHPSQTPAYGPTDTYNAMAGPSRDAYGAYRNVSGPEARGDPRAAALGFGKPLLSMAHNYETPKAGNTGGPSSGASGSANDAPAGSGGGQQPGPSEFIKKLFKMLEDESATYGRGKPAGAPRSKGERGSVGWGRGGTSFVVWDMNEFTTKVLPQTFRHSNFSSFVRQLNKYGFSKIKHVDEETGQIKENVWEFQHPNFQAGGKADLDSIKRKAVVPKKAAGDERSDSPARGFTTEDANRFLEMENRMAALEEALYKSQEQLRDVRIRENGVMSLIRELVAHAVSTDKENPSAPDSDAIARVRRLYQLYEQVAQAHGAPSHPGGTAFVPGAQMTGFPAPAYGALAPNPYPSASGPFPGVEGSRLAMPVQNRRVAPNGRGTGAGLPQVPITGATTRSQQPPPSVTSTPQLPEDSKMSQQSQLYNGSPINAAYPSMSDGNTANGVPIRKRGESTSLSFVVDGMGSNPAGTSMEEKPQLQQQRQQPSDRTAGISATEADASARPSTSFNPVQQPQPQPQPQPQPQPQPQPQQQPQPQPQPQPQSQKPVSTQISANGQPEGTGTVSRRTIIKPSWTQTPRILVVEDDLVYRQLSSKFLEKFGCVVETVENAQQGIEKMNKTKYDLVLMDIFFGPSMDGRKATSLIRQFDSYTPIISMTSNVQTKDVESYIHSGMNDVLAKPFTKHGLFCILDKHLIHLKAIQLSGEVPRFAGVPPLSDQGIIDALSMSASQWPTNRDELANPLAGSGWSDEHYQMVLQQFLETGTVPDPNGLPIATTTLIGGPSGQALMGATTIIPNAGFAMSRKRSIEMVDDDWEEQANKRVNTSFVQDGPGQGVQGVPSASVSEMA; encoded by the exons ATGTCCCGCGTTCCGTCCGGCCacgccggcggcgctcCTCTCCCATCAATGTACTACCAGCCTGGGCTCCATCCGGGCGCTGTGCCCCCGGGTGTTCCAATGCAGGGCGGCTACGTCGATCAATCGTACGGAGGATATCGTCAAGGCCCTCCAAACGGCGCTTCCATCCACCCATCACAGACACCTGCCTACGGTCCCACAGATACCTACAACGCCATGGCTGGCCCCAGTCGCGATGCGTACGGCGCTTACCGCAACGTCTCTGGCCCGGAAGCTCGGGGCGATccacgcgcggcggcccTCGGCTTCGGGAAGCCTCTCCTAAGCATGGCTCACAACTATGAGACTCCCAAGGCGGGCAATACAGGCGGTCCCAGCAGCGgggcgagtgggagtgCGAACGATGCACCGGCGGGGTCCGGAGGGGGACAGCAGCCGGGTCCATCCGAGTTTATCAAGAAGCTCTTCAAAatgctcgaggacgagagtGCGACTTACGGCCGCGGCAAGCCGGCGGGCGCCCCACGCTCCAAGGGCGAACGAGGAAGCGTCGGCTGGGGCCGCGGGGGGACGAGTTTCGTTGTCTGGGACATGAACGAGTTTACTACCAAGGTGTT GCCTCAAACATTCAGGCATTCCAACTTCTCATCTTTTGTGCGCCAGCTCAACAAATACGGCTTCTCCAAG ATCAAGCACGTCGATGAAGAGACGGGGCAAATCAAGGAGAAC GTCTGGGAGTTCCAGCACCCTAACTTCCAAGCCGGCGGCAAGGCCGATCTTGACAGCATCAAG CGCAAGGCGGTCGTGCCCAAGAAGGCTGCTGGTGACGAGCGCAGTGACTCGCCGGCGCGTGGATTCACGACCGAGGATGCCAACCGCTTTCTGGAGATGGAGAACAGAATGGCGGCTCTCGAAGAAGCCCTCTACAAGTCCCAGGAGCAGTTGAGGGATGTTCGCATTCGTGAAAACGGGGTCATGAGCCTcatccgcgagctcgttgcCCATGCTGTCAGCACGGACAAAG AGAACCCGTCCGCGCCAGACTCGGACGCTATTGCCCGTGTTCGCCGGCTCTACCAGCTGTACGAGCAGGTGGCTCAGGCACATGGCGCCCCGTCTCACCCCGGTGGCACGGCATTCGTTCCCGGAGCGCAAATGACTGGCTTCCCGGCCCCGGCCTATGGAGCGTTGGCACCCAACCCTTACCCTTCCGCCTCTGGTCCTTTTCCAGGTGTAGAGGGCTCGCGCCTCGCAATGCCTGTCCAGAATCGACGCGTGGCCCCTAACGGACGTGGAACAGGTGCAGGCCTGCCGCAGGTGCCAATCACGGGCGCGACCACCAGATCGCAGCAGCCGCCACCGTCCGTGACTTCGACACCCCAGCTCCCGGAGGATTCTAAGATGTCCCAGCAGTCGCAGCTCTACAACGGCAGCCCCATCAACGCAGCGTACCCATCCATGTCGGATGGAAACACCGCCAACGGTGTCCCAATCCGTAAGCGCGGTGAAAGCACATCGCTGAGCTTTGTtgtggatgggatgggCAGCAACCCGGCGGGCACTTcgatggaggagaagcCTCAGCTTCAACAGCAGCGTCAGCAGCCGTCCGACCGTACGGCGGGCATATCGGCTACTGAGGCCGACGCATCAGCGCGGCCGTCGACTTCATTCAACCCCGTGCAGCAGCCGCAACCGCAACCGCAACCGCAACCGCAACCGCAACCGCAACCGCAACCGCAACAGCAaccgcagccgcagccgcagccacagccacagtCGCAGAAACCCGTTTCCACGCAAATCTCCGCAAACGGTCAGCCCGAAGGCACTGGGACAGTTTCGCGGCGCACTATTATTAAACCGTCGTGGACGCAGACGCCGCGCatccttgtcgtcgaggacgacctcgtgTACCGCCAGCTGTCGTCCAAGTTCCTCGAGAAGTTTGGATGCGTAGTCGAGACCGTCGAGAACGCTCAGCAGGGTATCGAGAAGATGAACAAGACCAAGTACGACCTGGTGCTCATGGACATCTTCTTTGGTCCTAGCATGGACGGTCGTAAAGCAACGTCTCTCATCCGCCAGTTCGACTCGTACACGCCGATCATTTCCATGACGTCGAACGTGCAGACTA AGGACGTCGAGTCTTACATTCACTCGGGTATGAATGACGTCCTAGCGAAGCCGTTCACGAAGCACGGCCTTTTCTgcatcctcgacaagcaTCTGATCCATTTAAAGGCGATCCAGTTAAGTGGAGAGGTCCCTCGCTTCGCCGGAGTCCCACCGCTCTCAGACCAGGGCATCATTGACGCGCTTTCGATGAGCGCATCGCAGTGGCCGACCAACcgagacgagctcgccaacccGCTCGCTGGTAGTGGTTGGTCTGATGAGCACTATCAGATGGTCCTGCAG CAATTCCTGGAGACTGGCACTGTTCCTGATCCCAACGGATTGCCGATAGCAACAACGACTCTTATCGGCGGCCCTAGTGGCCAGGCGTTGATgggagcgacgacgatcaTTCCGAATGCGGGCTTTGCCATGTCGCGCAAGCGCTCGATCGAGATggttgacgacgactggGAGGAGCAGGCCAACAAGCGTGTTAATACTTCTTTTGTGCAAGACGGACCTGGCCAGGGTGTGCAAGGCGTGCCGTCGGCGAGTGTGAGCGAGATGGCGTAG
- a CDS encoding uncharacterized protein (Cytoplasm protein) encodes MAPVVIVTGASRGIGLAIARTLLATHGAKVATLQRTLTPELKALAEQYPDRVLTVSGDVSKPEDNVRVVEQTVAKWGSLTGLILNAGTLDPMGKLSEVPLDALVPSLQTNLLSALYIVQPAIKYLRASATPQNPARVILVSSGASVGAYQAWGMYSLAKAGVNSLARTFAAEEKDGNVIFLSIRPGVVDTDMQGHIRKAGPGVMAPNEMAKFNQLHEGGMLLPPEQPGSVIAGCAIGLPAECSGEYVDWADERFAQWRHKA; translated from the exons ATGGCCCCAGTCGTCATTGTCACCGGCGCCAGCCGCGGTAtcggcctcgccatcgcccgTACCCTGCTCGCTACGCATGGGGCCAAGGTCGCAACACTCCAGCGCACACTGACTcccgagctcaaggcccTGGCCGAGCAGTACCCCGACCGCGTCCTCACCGTCTCTGGCGACGTCAGCAAGCCCGAGGACAATGTgcgtgtcgtcgagcagacTGTCGCAAAGTGGGGCTCGCTCACGggcctcatcctcaacgcGGGCACCTTGGATCCCATGG GCAAGCTGAGCGAGGTgccgctcgacgccctTGTGCCGAGCCTGCAAACCAACCTCCTTTCGGCGCTGTACATTGTCCAGCCGGCGATCAAGTACCTGCGCGCCTCTGCGACACCCCAGAACCCGGCGCGCGTGATCCTCGTTTCGTCAGGCGCTAGCGTTGGCGCTTACCAGGCTTGGGGGATGTactcgctcgccaaggcGGGTGTTAATAGCCTTGCGCGCACGTTTGCcgcggaggagaaggacggcAACGTCATCTTCCTGTCGATCCGTCCCGGTGTGGTTGAC ACTGAC ATGCAAGGACACATCCGCAAGGCCGGACCGGGTGTCATGGCGCCGAATGAGATGGCCAAGTTCAACCAGCTTCACGAGGGCGGCATGCTCCTCCCTCCCGAGCAGCCGGGTAGCGTCATCGCCGGATGCGCGATCGGGCTCCCCGCCGAGTGCTCGGGCGAGTACGTCGACTGGGCAGACGAGCGGTTCGCACAGTGGCGCCACAAGGCGTAG